Genomic DNA from Candidatus Sulfurimonas marisnigri:
CAGATGGAAGATCTTTAACTGAAGTAAGACCTATCTCTATTAGTACAAATGTACTCCCTTCTGCTCACTCATCATGTCTGTTTACACGTGGACAAACGCAAGCATTAGTTGTTCTCACAATGGGCGGACCTAAAGATGCACAGATGTTTGAGGCCTTGACAGATGAGGGAACACAAAATGAAAACTTTATGGTTCACTATAATTTTCCTGGTTTTAGTGTTGGTGAAGCATCTCCTATTATGGGAACAAAAAGAAGAGAACTAGGGCATGGAAATTTAGCTAAAAGAGCACTTGAGCCTATTATAAATCTCGATGGACAAACAGTTCGTTTAGTTTCTGAAATACTGGAATCAAATGGTTCATCTTCAATGGCAACAGTTTGTGGAGGGTATATGGCACTTCGCGCTGCGGATGTTGAGACTAGTGATGTAGTAGCTGGAATTGCTATGGGTATGGTTTCCAAAGGTGAAAAATATGCCATTCTTTCTGACATTATGGGCTTAGAAGATCATGATGGTGATATGGACTTTAAGGTTACTGGTTCAAAAGATGGAATTACTGCAATGCAGATGGATATTAAACTCGGCGGGATTAGTTTAGATGTTTTAAAAGAAGCACTTTACCAAGCCAAAGAGGGTAGAAGTCATATTATAGACATAATGATAGACGCTGAAGAAAAAATAGAATTTAATGACGGGGTTCTTCCTAGTACAGACTTCTTTCACATAGACCCTAGCTTTATAGGCGAGATTATTGGTCAAGCAGGTAAAACTATTCGTGAAATGATAGAGAAGTTTGAAGTGGCGATTGATATCGATAAAAAAGATGGAAAAGTTAAAATAACAGGCAAAAATAAAACGGGAGTTGCTGGAGCTAGAGAACATATAAATGGCATAGTAAATGCACCAAAGGTTGAAAAAGTTAAATATGAAGTTGGCGAAAAATATGAAGGAACTGTAAAAAAGATAGTTGATTTTGGAGCCTTTATAGAACTTCCAGATGGAACAGACGGACTTTTACATATCTCAAAAGTCTCAGACCAAAGAGTGGAGAAAGTATCGGATGTATTAAGTGAAGGTGAAAAAATAACAGTTGAGATATTGGAATTTAAAGGAAATAAAATTTCTTTAGGCCGCGCGTAAACTACTATCTGCATATTTACAACAACTCTACATGTAGAGTTGTTTACATACAATATTTTAAAATATTAAACTACCTTTTAGCACTTTTTATGTATAATCGCCCATCAAATTTTAGTAGGGAAATCTTTGCATTTATGTTTGGATTGCTGTATTCTTTAGAATATGGTTACGCTAGCCGAAAATTTTTGTAAAACATATTGGAGAAATACATGAAAAAAGTTCTATTTTTAATGGTAGCATTAGCTACTGCTGCATTCGCTGCTGATGGAGATGTTGCAAATCAAACTCTTAAAGCTTACTCAATGATCGCTGCTGGTCTTGGTCTTGGTCTTGCTGCTCTTGGTGGAGCTATCGGTATGGGTCATACTGCTGCTGCAACAATCGCTGGTACTGCACGTAACCCAGGTTTAGGTGCTAAACTAATGACTACAATGTTCATCGCTCTTGCAATGATCGAAGCACAAGTTATCTATGCACTTGTAATCGCACTTATCGCTTTATATGCGAACCCATATTTAGGTTAATCAACTTAAATATACCTCCGTTGGCTTCGGCCAACACTCTATTTTTATATGCGATTGTGGTGGAACGGTAGACACGCAGGCTTGAGGGGCTTGTGCCGCAAGGTGTGAGGGTTCAAATCCCTCCAATCGCACCACAAACAAATCCATTATCAAATAATAAAACAACCTTCTCTAAAATAATCAATACTATATTTACTATATAAAACATCATATGAAGTTTTTTATGTTAAAATTAACAAAAAAATTAAGTACTATTAAGGCTATCGCAATGCATGATGTAAGAGAAAATCAATGAGTATAAAAAATAAAATCCTTCTATTTATAACTTTTATTCTTTCAATATTTTCTTTTGCTCTGTTAACTATTATCGAGGTGCAACAAGAAGAAGATATGAAAATACTTCAAACAGAGTATTTAAAAAATACAAAAAATTTATATGAAAAAATTAATAAAAAATACGAAAATTTTTACTCTGATAAAATTTTATTTAACTCCAACTTTTTTTATGTGAAAGAAGCAATTAAAAGTAGAGATAAACAGCTTTTATATAAACTTTCATCTGACACATTCATAAGACTTCAAAAAGAGAATCCAAATCTAGTTATTATGAATTTTCACCTTCCGGACAATACTTTGTTGTTGAAAATGAATCAACCTCATGAGACATATATGTACAAAAATAGAAGTCTTTTGGAAAAAGTACATAAAAGTAAAGAGGCGGCTGCAGGATTTTACAAAGATGAAGATTATTTGGCATATAGAATTATGCAACCTATATTTTATTCTGAAGAGTATATTGGAGTTTTGGAATTGGGTATTAATATAGATTATGTTTTAAAAGATATGAAACATTATTCAAATATAGAAGGTGTTATGTTTATTGAAAATAAGTTAACATATAAAACTATTGAAAACATTGAAATACTTGATAATATATTTGAGTTTAGTGATATCATAAAAACAAGAAGCAGTGTCTATTTAAGCTACTTTTTTAGTATAAAAAACAGTGAAAATATATCTGTAGCAAATATTCATTTTTTCAAAAATATAACAAAAGAGGCAAATAAGTTTAAAAAAGATGAACAAATTATATCTACGCTTTTAGCTGGAATGGTTTTTTTAACATTGCTTGTTGTCAGTTTTGGACTTAAAAGAAGCCTGAAAAATCTGCAAGATAGCTACGATGATTTTAGTGAACATAAAGATATGGTGGATGATAACATAATTATTGTCGAGACCTCGTCAGATGGTACTATTGTAGGAGTTAGTAACAGATTCTGTGAAATAAGTGGATATAAAGAGAAGGAATTGATTAGTAAACCATTTGAGATGATAATGGATTCTGAGATAGCAGAACAAACAAACAAGAGTATTAAAGAAAGCTTACAAAAAGATGGAGAGTGGAGCGGTGATTTAAAAAACAGAACTAAAGATGGAAAAATATATTGGCTTAGTAGCAAAACAGAGTCAAAAATAAAAGATAAAAAATTAATATGTTTCAATCATATTATGCATGATGTCACATATAAAAAAATAAATGAAGATCTTCTTCTTGGTGATGAACTAACCAACATGTACAACAGAAGATATTTTAATGATCTTTTTCCAAGAACAGCTAAGGGTATAAAAAGAAATGGTGGTTGTTTTAATCTTATAGTTTTAGACATAGATGATTTTAAAAATTATAACGATATTTATGGGCATGATAATGGTGATAAGGCTATTGTAGATATATCAAATGTTATAATAAAGTCTTTTAGACGTCCTGATGATTTCTGCTTTAGGCTTGGCGGAGCAGAATTCGGTATTATATTTAAATCAGCTAATGAGGACGAGGGGTATTTATATACGCAAGTTCTCAGAAAAAATATAGAGATGATCCGTATTAAACATGAGGGAAATGTTATATATAAAGTTTTAACCGCATCATTTGGTCTAGTTTCTGTTATGAGTGATAATATAGGTGATGAAAAAGAGATTTATAAATTAGCGTATGAACATCTTTACAGAGCAAAAGAAGATGGTAGAAACAAAGTTATTCGTAAACTTGCATAGATAAATTAAAGGATATTTAATGAAAATCGCAAAAAACATTACAGAACTTATTGGTAATACCCCAATGATTGTATTAAATACACCATCAAGATTAACTGATGCAACTATTATTGGAAAGTGTGAGTTTATGAATCCTACCAGCTCTGTGAAAGATAGAATAGGCTTTAATATGATTAGACGAGCACAAGAAGCTGGTAAAATAATCAAGGGTACAACAATCATTGAGCCAACAAGCGGAAACACGGGGATAGCATTGGCAGCAAATTGTGCATCGCAAAAAATAAAACTAATTTTGACAATGCCTGAATCTATGAGTTTGGAAAGAAGAAGCCTTTTAAGATCTTTAGGTGCAGAGCTTGTTTTAACACCCGCTTCGGAGGGTATGAATGGTGCAATCAATAAAGCAGATCAGTTACACAAAGAGATTCCAAACTCTATAGTTCTGCAACAGTTTGAAAATTCGGCAAATCCTGAAATTCACATGTTAACAACAGCTAATGAAATTTTAAATGATACTGGTGGCAATATTGATGCCTTTGTTGCAGCAGTTGGCACAGGTGGAACTTTGAGTGGTACGTCAAAAGTTTTAAAACAA
This window encodes:
- a CDS encoding polyribonucleotide nucleotidyltransferase, producing MKYDVKVELLNAEQEYNFSDIAKQANGSAWVKSGDSVILATVVIDETEIVKDDFLPLTVQYIEKTYAAGKIPGGFFKRETKPSDFETLTSRIVDRSLRPLFPKGFGHPTQITILVLSADKECDLQVLALNAASAALYISDIDINTSVSAVRAAKVDGEIVLSPTLQQLKNSTLDLYLSGTKEDILMIEMRSIGSEKFDNTLVVDPLMDPTMSAPILSTRTSNAISEDELIKVFEQTQRVLFENNTKLEDSFKPFKKDTLAIEYKAHVINEEMVSFVKDNHMSDIKDAMNQMAKSERSTALRQLRKRIIKNNIEWEEIELKDAIEKVKKEQVRAQILNDRTRADGRSLTEVRPISISTNVLPSAHSSCLFTRGQTQALVVLTMGGPKDAQMFEALTDEGTQNENFMVHYNFPGFSVGEASPIMGTKRRELGHGNLAKRALEPIINLDGQTVRLVSEILESNGSSSMATVCGGYMALRAADVETSDVVAGIAMGMVSKGEKYAILSDIMGLEDHDGDMDFKVTGSKDGITAMQMDIKLGGISLDVLKEALYQAKEGRSHIIDIMIDAEEKIEFNDGVLPSTDFFHIDPSFIGEIIGQAGKTIREMIEKFEVAIDIDKKDGKVKITGKNKTGVAGAREHINGIVNAPKVEKVKYEVGEKYEGTVKKIVDFGAFIELPDGTDGLLHISKVSDQRVEKVSDVLSEGEKITVEILEFKGNKISLGRA
- a CDS encoding F0F1 ATP synthase subunit C; the encoded protein is MKKVLFLMVALATAAFAADGDVANQTLKAYSMIAAGLGLGLAALGGAIGMGHTAAATIAGTARNPGLGAKLMTTMFIALAMIEAQVIYALVIALIALYANPYLG
- a CDS encoding sensor domain-containing diguanylate cyclase; the protein is MSIKNKILLFITFILSIFSFALLTIIEVQQEEDMKILQTEYLKNTKNLYEKINKKYENFYSDKILFNSNFFYVKEAIKSRDKQLLYKLSSDTFIRLQKENPNLVIMNFHLPDNTLLLKMNQPHETYMYKNRSLLEKVHKSKEAAAGFYKDEDYLAYRIMQPIFYSEEYIGVLELGINIDYVLKDMKHYSNIEGVMFIENKLTYKTIENIEILDNIFEFSDIIKTRSSVYLSYFFSIKNSENISVANIHFFKNITKEANKFKKDEQIISTLLAGMVFLTLLVVSFGLKRSLKNLQDSYDDFSEHKDMVDDNIIIVETSSDGTIVGVSNRFCEISGYKEKELISKPFEMIMDSEIAEQTNKSIKESLQKDGEWSGDLKNRTKDGKIYWLSSKTESKIKDKKLICFNHIMHDVTYKKINEDLLLGDELTNMYNRRYFNDLFPRTAKGIKRNGGCFNLIVLDIDDFKNYNDIYGHDNGDKAIVDISNVIIKSFRRPDDFCFRLGGAEFGIIFKSANEDEGYLYTQVLRKNIEMIRIKHEGNVIYKVLTASFGLVSVMSDNIGDEKEIYKLAYEHLYRAKEDGRNKVIRKLA
- the cysK gene encoding cysteine synthase A; its protein translation is MKIAKNITELIGNTPMIVLNTPSRLTDATIIGKCEFMNPTSSVKDRIGFNMIRRAQEAGKIIKGTTIIEPTSGNTGIALAANCASQKIKLILTMPESMSLERRSLLRSLGAELVLTPASEGMNGAINKADQLHKEIPNSIVLQQFENSANPEIHMLTTANEILNDTGGNIDAFVAAVGTGGTLSGTSKVLKQHVKNIAIFAVEPNDSAVLSGNKAGPHAIQGIGAGFIPKTLDITVYEEVIRVSNEDAINTAKMLAKEEGLLVGISAGANVYATMQIASREEFKGKTLVTILCDTGERYLSTALFSE